The genomic DNA CAAAGGGACTTACGTTAAACTTGAACAAAACCCAATGACTgtattattgaaattgaagacACAAAgttaaattcaaatcaaatgaattttttttagaatcgCTCCTATGTTAATGGAGCATTGTTTCATGTGAGTTGCGTCTTTGACtaaaaaggaatagaaaataAAGTAGGGGAGCTTCGAGGGAATCTGATTCTATTTTATGTCTTACATGGTTGCATTGAAGTTAGAATAAACAAAGAGTTAATTGATGTCTCTGAGAGTAATTACATATAGATGATTATCAAATATAAACCTTCCCCTTGTAGTCTTTTGGAGAAAACTTTGCAGAAACCCTCCCCTCTTTCCTATAAACAGTGGCACGTCACCACTTTGGTGACGTGACATATTGCCATGGCACTATTTAGTGACATGGCAATGTGGCACGTCACTAGTTGGTGACGTGTCGTATTGACATGTCACCAAAATAGTGACGTGTCTATATggtgattttttgtagtgtttctAAAACCccattaattgaaaatttagaccTAAATTGTTGTGATATGTTGAAAACGATTACCTTTTGAGAGCATCTTTTGTGTGGTTATTGCACAAAAGGTGACTTTTGTGCACAACACTTAGAGTGAGACACCtcatcaattcaaaaaaaatacaagaaaaatgcATGATAGCAAAACATAGGATTAATCTTTTTCACAGTTATTGAGCCACCGCCAGCCTCTGTTTGCCACcagatctctctccctctctctctcctccgaGGGTGGCCGCACAAGCCGCCCTtggcggagagagagagagggagagagatccagtcgagattgagagagagggagatatcCAAGGTCacaggggtggctcgccaccacCCTCAGCCAATGGGGGTGGCAGCAAACTGCCACCACCTCCTTCTGCCACCCTCTACAtttacgttttttaaaaaattaataaaacctgATATAATTAGGTGTGAGTGTTTATTTATTAGAGTGTTCCAGCTGATATGGCAACCACTGAATGAGTTTTATACTTAGACcacattgaagttattctcttgccttttattttacatgggttCTTTCTCATCAATCAATGTAAAATGATgacaacattttaaaaaaaataattcttttttctttattcgaaaaaaatctaaaaaaataagaaataatttcTATAAAGTCATGTAGGAGATTGTGGATGATAGTCAGACCATGAACCCAAGCAATTCGGCCCCACatcctccatatatatatatatatatatagagagagagagagagagagagagagagagatagaaagaaagagagagagaggaagtaGAAGGTTGTAGATGCTTGTCAAAAGTTATTTTTAAGACATGACTGTGGATGATAGTCGGACCATGAACCCAAACAATGCGGCCCCAcatcctctatatatatacatatagagagagagagagagagagagagcaagtaGCAGGTAGTAGATGCTTGTCAAAAGTTACTTTTAAGACATGAGTGGCTTCTAATTGCTTTGAGTTTTCAATAATTCCATAAATGGGGCCAAATGTTAAGCGGATTACATGTTAAAattgacttatttttaaaatttttttacaaaataaaaaaaataaagaaaaaatttaaaatatttagtCTTTAATTAAACTATAACATACATAATGCAATTTTAATAACAGCACCAAAGCGATTTATTTTCTCTCATGTTAATTATGACAAGCCACTCATGTCTTTATGGTGTcccctttatttttctctctctattttgtttAAGATCATCCTGCACGCAACATCCTAAAACTGAAAGAATCAGAGTCATCATCAGACACCGCCTACCAAGCTGAATCCGACAGAGTTAATGATTACTACGCAGTTTCCATGTACTATTGATTGAATCTTGCATTGACGaagcaataataataaataaacaataaaatatataaatataacgcaagttatttttccatttatcGGATGCTTGTTTAAAAATGTTCAAACAATTTTAATTGAAGGGACTAAACTAATTTTTAGGCAtccgtcaaaaatttttaagtttatgtTAATACTACGTTCAtacattcaattaaaataagtaaaaatatatatatccataaaagcgtgtatatatatatatataatatatatatatacacacgcattttttttttatttttttatttttattttttttttgttttttacacgcattttctcttaattatacattcttggaaagaaaacaacctaaacttatcaaaaaaaaactctatgaGAGGCTGAGAGCGAAGTTGAGTCTTCCATCGACTCTGAAGGACCAGAGTGTTATATCATCGCCGACATCGAGTCCGTTTGTCGTGGCAACAGAAATCCATGGGGAGCTCAACACATATGACATACTTTTACCAACATTCCACTTCTTCAACCATATGCTTGACTCTTTAAGGCTCGGTTCTATCAATGACACTTTCATGCCTTGAAAATGTAgtccatcttctttcttttgtacgatgttttctttttcctcttcagTAAGAAACTCGACACTCATTTTCTTCCTGGATATTAAAAACCGATTACAACTAGGGTCCAAATCTGTTTTGGTTAACACCTTTTTGATCACCATCTTCACATCACTTCCCTGCAACTCCACTACTACTTTCTTCTTCAACTCTGTTGGCATGTCGCCTGCTGGTGGGCCTGAACCCGAGTGCTGTGTTACTATTCTCGGGTTGTTCCTTTGCACTCGAATTTTTTTCCTAGCCCAAGAAATTAGTAATGGTGTCGTtggctctttctttttcccttctcCTTCCTTTGGGCAGTCGGGTTTCGTCTTGGGCGTGTCGATAACATGGGTACTGTTTGTGTCGGTTGCATGAAGAGCGATATCGAAATCCAAGCTTTTCCTTCGCTCATGCGCCTTTCGCACACTGAAATCAATCAGGTCCATCAAAACTCTCTCTGTCGTCAACGACAGCGCCTCTTCTTCATTCTTAGCCACAGCTTTGACCTCATCCAAGAGCCTTTTGAACGACCCATTTACGTCAGTAGAATCGCAGCGCAAATCTTCAAGAGTCACCCTCCTTTTCTTTCTGCAGAGAACAAGGGAATCATGCACAAAGTTTCAGAAAACAAAGAATAGTGTGATAAAATTTAATTCTTAGATGGTAATGAGAACAATGGatgaaaacaaagaattaaGCTAAAGAAGAAGATTagctttttctaaaattaaaaatttttttaaaaaaaaaagaaagaaaaaaaaaaaggcacacaAGACCTCACGCAATCTCCCTCACGGAGTCTTCTCCAAAGCCAACTCCTTTGCTCTCTCCCTTACTCCCACACCCACATTGGCCTTAAGCCCCATTAGTGCCTCCAACAATAGCACACAAGACCTCCTCAACCCCTTCCCGTCCATGCTCTCACAAAAAGCCCTCAACTAGGTCCTCGGCAGGGTCACCGAATCCGAACCCACATCACCACTGGGGTCAACCCGGATTTTGGTCAGCTGGGTCTCCGAAATTGATGAAGAAGAGGGGTCTTCTGGGTTGGTTTGGGTGTTCTAACCTTGTGAGGCACATGGGTCAATTTCCTTTCCGTCCATACTTCACACGAAGCCCTCAACTCGGACATCGGCGGGGCCACCAAATCCGCACCCACATCACCACTCGGGTCAACCCCAATTTGGGTCATCTGGGTCTCCGaaattgatgaagaagaagggtCTTCTGGGTTGGTTTGGGTGTTCTAACCTTGTGAGGCACATGGGTCAATTTCCTTTCCGTCCATACTTCACACGAAGCCCTCAACTCGGGCATCGGCGGGGTCACCAAATCCGCCTGCACCCACATCACCACTCGGGTCAACCCCAATTTGGGTCATCTGGGTCTCCGaaattgatgaagaagaagggtCTTCTGGATTGGTTCGGGTGTTCTGACCTTTTGAGGCACATGGATCAATTTTGGAAGTTTACTGAGTGACACGGTGCAGTGGGTCTGAGTTTGTTTTTGGGGACGCCTGTTTCGTGCTTTGGGAattttcagggaaaaaaaacttaaaaagtctAGAGGAAGACAAAGGTAATATGGTCAAAGTGTGTAAAGAGATACCTGTGGTTTGGGACAGGCATCGGAAGCGATGGCATTTGGTATCCGGAGATTCCCTTATAGAGGTGGGTTTTTGCCGGTCCtgctaaaaaaagaaacaggccaaaaacaaaaatcagaaacTTTAAAACAAATGCATATAACAATATATACGTTTCATGGAAAACATATCTTAGCAAACTAGACTAGAAGACATACCCGCACTTGCAGCAGAGCCAGAGGTTCCAGAGGCACAGTACATTCCGCCGCAGGTatcaattttttgtaaaaaagacAAGTTCTGCAGTTGGTAACCTGATCTGCGCGCTTTCTATATTTATAGGCTGCAGAAGGACAAGTAACTTGAGCCAGAGGTTGGTAGGTAACCTGAGCCAGAGGTTggtagggtttagggtttagggttattttgtttggtaggcatggttttgtttttgtttttaaattcttattttttgattttcaaaataattctaTTTCAGATTTCTATGTGAAAATAAGTTTATAATGTgagaaaaattgtttttgtacTTATTTTTACAATAACTTTTGGTGTAAATCAAAAATGATTGCCAATGATTGGTATTAATCATTGGAGGATCTAACTTCTATTGGATTCACAAATAGAGGTTTATCCAACTAAAGTAATatttaacatattattaaaaaaaaaaaaaaccgaaaaaaaaaggttacggCCACCCTCAAGGCTCCATAGgagtggccaagccaccccaagcggccacccccaaatggccaagggggtggcctccccaatttttttttttttaattttttttaaaaaaaattaagtgggtgtcacgtgtcaacatttgattggt from Corylus avellana chromosome ca6, CavTom2PMs-1.0 includes the following:
- the LOC132185965 gene encoding B3 domain-containing protein At2g31720-like, with the translated sequence MPSLPMPVPNHRKKRRVTLEDLRCDSTDVNGSFKRLLDEVKAVAKNEEEALSLTTERVLMDLIDFSVRKAHERRKSLDFDIALHATDTNSTHVIDTPKTKPDCPKEGEGKKKEPTTPLLISWARKKIRVQRNNPRIVTQHSGSGPPAGDMPTELKKKVVVELQGSDVKMVIKKVLTKTDLDPSCNRFLISRKKMSVEFLTEEEKENIVQKKEDGLHFQGMKVSLIEPSLKESSIWLKKWNVGKSMSYVLSSPWISVATTNGLDVGDDITLWSFRVDGRLNFALSLS